One genomic region from Epinephelus moara isolate mb chromosome 8, YSFRI_EMoa_1.0, whole genome shotgun sequence encodes:
- the emb gene encoding embigin codes for MSASWKHLFLQILLLLVSCRHINTKTPGPTLPPLVPISPLPTDVRSVVLKGKSHVEKVELLNPVNLALECTWTGDQSKLPNITGFWRKDGDEVNNSRVTAQLENEQYNLKRVFSIVNEETLGNYTCMFGNEAKIDFVLAAPKIGEVRDKPIVGYMGDFTVITCKMEDTKPKPNTWNWYKANGTEKEQIFAEPHRYEIKNKDWKTRLVVHNLTEADGGLYYCGAVYAISTSMSHVELKVISFFEPLKPFIGIMIEVVILVVAILLYEKTQAKKNKTTENETTDQTNTLTQGENNGLEESSSVRQRKV; via the exons ATGTCAGCCTCCTGGAAGCATCTCTTTTTACAGATCCTCCTGCTTCTCGTCTCCTGCAGACACATCAATACAA AGACACCTGGTCCAACCCTCCCTCCACTGGTTCCAATAAGCCCCCTGCCAACAGATGTCAGAAGCGTCGTTCTTAAAG GTAAAAGTCACGTGGAGAAGGTTGAACTGTTGAACCCTGTCAATCTGGCACTGGAGTGTACCTGGACAGGTGATCAGAGCAAACTACCAAACATAACTGGGTTCTGGAGAAAAGATGGGGATGAGGTTAACAACAGCCGTGTCACGGCACAGCTGGAGAACGAGCAGTATAATCTCAAACGAGT GTTCAGCATTGTCAATGAAGAAACCCTCGGGAATTACACCTGCATGTTtggaaatgaagccaaaatagaCTTTGTTTTGGCAG CTCCAAAGATCGGTGAGGTGAGAGATAAGCCGATAGTCGGCTACATGGGGGACTTTACTGTGATCACGTGTAAAATGGAGGACACTAAGCCAAAGCCAAATACCTGGAACTGGTATAAAGCAAATGGCACAGAGAAG GAGCAGATCTTTGCAGAGCCTCACCGCTAtgagattaaaaacaaagactGGAAGACCAGACTGGTGGTGCACAACCTGACAGAAGCTGATGGAGGCTTGTATTACTGCGGTGCGGTGTACGCCATCAGCACCTCAATGAGCCACGTGGAGCTGAAG GTCATCAGTTTCTTTGAGCCTCTGAAGCCTTTCATTGGCATCATGATCGAAGTGGTCATCCTGGTCGTCGCCATTCTGCTCTACGAGAAAACTCAggccaagaaaaacaaaaccacag agAATGAGACGACTGACCAAACGAACACACT GACTCAGGGAGAAAATAACGGACTGGAGGAAAGCTCTTCAGTGAGACAGCGGAAAGTTTAA